In a genomic window of Mycosarcoma maydis chromosome 5, whole genome shotgun sequence:
- a CDS encoding uncharacterized protein (related to NUP57 - nuclear pore protein) yields the protein MAFSFGASAAPAAASSGASTFSFGATPAQQQQNKPATAGFSFGTSASSQPTTQAAAPASTGGGLFGGFGNSQPAAAAAASSSSLMASSAQAPAAPSTGGLFSFGAKSATSQPQQQQTSGASTGFGSATGGGLFGSSNTNIQTSSTGSGFSFGAPSNTQQQQPQQQSSTSLFGAPASSFAISSAQQPVAQTQFSSQQQPQQQQQLTSAQPDKKLGISLSSKLEQIRAAWDTNNAAGCRFAYYFYNNAGNAANLKLIQGRRPDAVGPMHDQLWAAAIRENPDPNRLYPVLALGFSDLKKRIESQAREAQRQRALLANLATRLAALEQKHSLSNSVRAQAAQSRQAQLHHRLVGLVAKMQLLIPALRGKSIGPEEETLIAILEACEAEITGSNLALASRSLPSIKASSGASGQPGTGAASLHAAHHPANHARLRARINELWAQLGVIRAKREMLAREGRSATTEWAVVDQNGLENVTRILAQQQHGLNHLSTTLEQDSKTMDTITRGLAGVKLVGVSR from the coding sequence ATGGCTTTCTCCTTTGGAGCATCCGCAGCTCcggctgctgcctcgaGCGGCGCATCTACCTTCTCTTTTGGTGCAACACCggcacagcaacagcaaaaCAAGCCCGCAACGGCTGGATTCTCCTTTGGcacatcagcatcgtcacAACCGACAACgcaggctgctgctcctgcttctACCGGTGGAGGCCTGTTTGGAGGCTTTGGTAATTCgcagcctgctgctgctgctgcggcttcctcctcctctctGATGGCATCTTCTGCGCAAGCACCAGCGGCGCCGTCTACAGGCGGTCTCTTTTCATTTGGCGCCAAGTCTGCTACGTCTcaaccgcagcagcaacagacTTCTGGCGCATCGACAGGCTTTGGATCCGCCACCGGCGGCGGTCTGTTCGGAAGCAGCAATACAAACATAcagacaagctcgaccggTTCTGGCTTTTCCTTCGGCGCACCGTCCAACAcccaacaacagcagccgcagcaacAATCCAGCACGTCACTTTTCGGAGCGCCCGCTTCGTCCTTTGCCATCTCAAGCGCACAACAACCCGTCGCCCAAACGCAGTTCTcatcgcagcagcaaccgcaacaacagcagcaactcACTTCGGCACAGCCAGACAAGAAACTCGGCATCTCGCTCTCATCTAAACTTGAGCAAATCCGTGCAGCGTGGGATACCAACAATGCAGCCGGCTGTCGATTCGCCTACTACTTCTACAACAACGCTGGCAACGCAGCCAATCTCAAGCTCATCCAAGGTCGACGACCAGACGCTGTCGGACCGATGCACGACCAGCTTTGGGCTGCGGCGATTCGCGAGAACCCGGATCCAAATCGACTCTACCCCGTACTTGCACTGGGGTTCAGCGACCTTAAAAAGAGGATCGAGTCACAAGCACGCGAGGCGCAGAGACAGAGagcgctgctcgccaacttGGCGACCAGATTGGCGGCGTTGGAGCAGAAGCATTCCTTGTCTAACTCGGTGCGTGCTCAAGCGGCGCAGAGTCGACAGGCGCAACTGCATCATCGGCTGGTAGGCTTGGTGGCCAAGATGCAACTCTTGATCCCGGCGTTGAGGGGCAAGAGTATTGGACCGGAGGAGGAGACGTTGATCGCGATCTTGGAGGCGTGCGAAGCCGAGATCACCGGATCCAACTTGGCGCTTGCTTCGCGTTCACTGCCGTCGATCAAGGCTTCCTCTGGTGCAAGCGGGCAACCGGGCACAGGAGCGGCAAGCCTACATGCAGCACACCATCCTGCCAACCATGCACGCCTGCGCGCGCGCATCAACGAACTCTGGGCTCAGCTCGGCGTCATACGCGCAAAGCGAGAGATGCTCGCACGCGAAGGGAGGAGCGCCACCACCGAGTGGGCCGTCGTCGACCAAAATGGCCTCGAAAACGTCACGCGCATCCtcgcacagcagcaacatgGTCTCAACCATCTCAGCACAACTCTGGAACAAGATTCAAAGACCATGGACACTATCACCCGAGGGCTGGCGGGTGTCAAGCTTGTCGGTGTTTCGAGGTGA